A part of Vulcanisaeta moutnovskia 768-28 genomic DNA contains:
- a CDS encoding CBS domain-containing protein, producing the protein MSTPLVSELMDHAIVIAKPKDIVSKIISDMKDYKVWVVPVINENGKLVGTLSYRDLLERRISLKSKVSSAMSPPYSINQDSDLIKAMAKILTLKVRALPVVDSGMNLVGILTREKILRYLVNGKLLPRITVSSIMSKPAITIDANEAVARAKWLMIRHGITRLPVLESSKLYGIVSMRDIVERLYYASIPRRSRRGDVVGTEDDILAAPAKAIATTPVITVSESDDVYTAVNLMLDKGISGMPVISGESVVGVISSYDVIRAVIRPYEEIPVEAKLAEIDEDVKPLVEKVISNYIAKINRMTNVIDMKINIKKYEKGGEEKRSKYSVHIMLKDNADTYTVNEVDWDPVNAVRYAFETLIKRIEREINRTRDIKRRGRLRGGPPGE; encoded by the coding sequence ATGAGTACACCACTAGTTAGTGAGCTCATGGACCATGCAATAGTTATCGCAAAACCTAAGGACATTGTTTCCAAGATAATTTCAGACATGAAGGATTATAAGGTTTGGGTTGTCCCCGTCATTAATGAGAACGGTAAATTAGTCGGTACCCTGAGCTATAGGGATTTACTCGAACGTAGGATTAGTCTCAAATCTAAGGTCTCAAGTGCAATGTCGCCACCATATTCAATAAACCAGGATTCAGACCTGATAAAAGCCATGGCAAAGATCCTTACATTGAAGGTTAGGGCCTTACCCGTTGTGGATTCTGGCATGAACCTTGTTGGTATTCTAACTAGGGAAAAAATACTAAGGTACTTAGTTAATGGTAAGTTGTTACCTCGAATTACCGTATCATCAATAATGTCTAAACCTGCGATTACTATTGACGCCAATGAAGCCGTGGCAAGGGCTAAATGGCTTATGATTAGGCATGGAATAACACGCCTACCAGTACTTGAGTCAAGTAAGCTCTACGGTATAGTTTCAATGCGCGACATAGTTGAGCGTTTATACTACGCATCAATACCACGGCGCAGTAGGAGGGGTGACGTTGTTGGCACCGAGGATGACATACTCGCAGCTCCCGCGAAGGCAATAGCAACTACGCCAGTAATAACCGTTAGCGAGAGTGATGATGTCTACACCGCGGTTAATTTAATGCTTGATAAGGGTATTTCTGGAATGCCCGTGATTTCTGGGGAATCCGTGGTGGGGGTCATCTCAAGTTATGACGTTATAAGGGCTGTTATTAGACCATATGAGGAGATACCTGTAGAGGCTAAGCTCGCTGAAATTGATGAAGATGTTAAGCCATTGGTTGAGAAGGTAATTTCAAATTACATTGCCAAGATAAATAGGATGACGAATGTGATAGACATGAAGATAAACATCAAGAAGTACGAGAAGGGAGGTGAAGAGAAGAGGAGTAAGTACTCCGTTCACATAATGCTTAAGGACAACGCTGACACGTACACCGTTAACGAAGTTGATTGGGACCCAGTCAACGCGGTTAGGTATGCCTTTGAGACATTGATTAAGAGAATTGAGAGGGAAATAAATAGAACAAGGGATATAAAAAGGAGAGGAAGACTACGCGGAGGACCTCCGGGTGAGTAA
- a CDS encoding RecB-family nuclease, whose protein sequence is MDCQQILSDTIPVIHNPASVQKLLDAIKVSLGFGVKTIVITKAVGTAAQQGIPEAFRLVLKSGATLIVLPDIKDAIELLRPDSIYFLSTRGNPMDNIKGRTLMIVQASDQSFMQSELNLGQQVKVISRDVGSTALLTLALNKVLDKCIE, encoded by the coding sequence ATGGATTGCCAACAAATCCTCAGCGATACAATCCCTGTGATTCATAATCCAGCCAGTGTTCAGAAACTTCTTGATGCAATAAAGGTATCACTTGGCTTTGGTGTAAAGACGATAGTCATAACTAAGGCTGTGGGTACAGCAGCACAGCAGGGAATACCTGAGGCCTTTAGGCTTGTTCTTAAATCAGGGGCTACATTAATAGTGCTACCAGATATTAAGGATGCCATTGAGTTATTGCGACCCGACTCAATTTACTTCCTGAGTACGAGGGGTAATCCTATGGATAATATTAAGGGTAGGACTTTAATGATAGTCCAGGCTTCCGATCAGTCATTTATGCAGAGCGAATTGAATTTGGGGCAGCAAGTTAAGGTTATTAGTAGGGATGTGGGTAGTACGGCATTATTAACATTAGCACTTAATAAGGTACTTGATAAATGCATTGAATGA
- the ndhC gene encoding NADH-quinone oxidoreductase subunit A codes for MRLLLKNASLLILSVTMSAFIDALAILIVLVVIALITDAAVIYIAKRIATRNPNVSKLQRYEAGNPPVGEARYVFPIQYVGFLIMFLGMEPIIVILLILSSATVMALPITYIILAILVITLPSIYVGYKYALKIAYPKEFIRRSSGR; via the coding sequence ATGAGGTTATTACTTAAAAATGCCTCATTGCTAATTCTTTCGGTCACGATGTCAGCATTCATTGATGCATTAGCAATACTGATAGTACTCGTGGTGATAGCCCTAATAACCGATGCTGCAGTAATATACATAGCAAAGAGGATTGCTACTAGGAATCCAAATGTATCGAAGCTTCAGAGATATGAGGCTGGTAACCCACCGGTTGGTGAGGCCAGGTACGTGTTCCCAATACAATACGTAGGTTTTCTAATCATGTTTCTAGGCATGGAGCCGATCATAGTAATACTACTAATTTTGTCATCAGCTACTGTCATGGCACTACCAATAACCTACATAATACTAGCGATACTAGTAATAACTCTACCCAGTATCTATGTTGGTTATAAATACGCATTAAAAATTGCGTATCCCAAAGAATTTATAAGAAGGTCAAGTGGTAGGTGA
- the nuoB gene encoding NADH-quinone oxidoreductase subunit NuoB translates to MSLDKYLEPYKKWGTKYSLWPVHLVTACCGVEMAHTWNPTYDAERLGSLPWHSPRQTNLILVEGTISFKMARVLRYIWEQMSDPKYVIAMGSCAAEGGVFWNSYHAVPVNKIVPVDAYAIGCPPTPEAVIQMIRIVQRKIETGEAKANVKPKTIDLTKIFTPTPTKQPAPNPPHRITPNPHIPVCQEKKVEWPFGYELITNQLMPALRESAKKIVVTDVNRICVNTEPNKLRDAALSLSKLGFDHVKSVNVIDAPHENKFYVEYWISSYSKKELMPVLVSLTTEIPRDNPRVLSLIDVWPSADYMEREMYDFFGVWFEGNPWMGKNFLLDPDTPVKFPLRKDVPIVREFYIIDREFPGLPMAPPQPKPAAPQKPVQAPAQPKPTQQASQPKPAEITPPQVKPAQEKSGEDKREMDDSTG, encoded by the coding sequence ATGTCACTTGACAAATATTTAGAACCCTACAAGAAGTGGGGTACGAAGTATTCCCTATGGCCTGTCCACCTCGTAACGGCGTGTTGCGGTGTTGAGATGGCACATACCTGGAACCCAACATATGACGCGGAAAGGCTTGGTTCATTACCATGGCATTCACCAAGGCAGACTAACCTAATCCTTGTTGAGGGTACGATATCCTTCAAAATGGCAAGGGTCCTTAGATACATTTGGGAGCAAATGAGTGATCCCAAGTATGTGATTGCCATGGGCTCCTGCGCCGCTGAGGGCGGTGTATTCTGGAATAGTTATCATGCAGTTCCGGTTAATAAAATCGTGCCAGTTGATGCATACGCCATCGGTTGCCCACCAACACCTGAAGCCGTTATTCAAATGATTAGGATTGTCCAAAGGAAAATAGAGACAGGCGAGGCTAAGGCCAATGTTAAGCCAAAGACCATTGATTTAACGAAGATCTTCACACCAACACCAACAAAACAACCCGCACCAAACCCACCACATAGGATAACCCCTAATCCGCACATACCGGTTTGCCAGGAAAAGAAAGTTGAGTGGCCCTTCGGCTATGAATTAATAACTAATCAATTAATGCCTGCACTCAGGGAATCGGCCAAGAAGATCGTTGTAACAGACGTTAATAGAATATGTGTTAACACGGAACCCAATAAGTTAAGGGATGCTGCATTATCATTATCAAAACTAGGCTTTGATCATGTAAAGTCAGTTAATGTAATTGATGCGCCACACGAGAATAAGTTCTATGTCGAGTATTGGATCTCAAGCTATAGCAAGAAGGAATTAATGCCGGTACTAGTATCATTAACAACGGAAATCCCAAGGGATAATCCCAGGGTACTGAGCCTAATTGATGTTTGGCCAAGTGCGGATTACATGGAGCGTGAAATGTATGATTTCTTTGGTGTCTGGTTTGAGGGTAATCCATGGATGGGTAAGAACTTCTTACTGGACCCAGATACGCCAGTTAAGTTTCCACTTAGGAAGGATGTACCAATAGTTAGGGAGTTCTATATTATCGATAGGGAATTTCCAGGACTACCCATGGCGCCACCACAGCCAAAACCAGCAGCGCCACAAAAGCCAGTCCAGGCACCGGCCCAACCAAAACCCACACAGCAGGCTTCGCAACCAAAGCCCGCAGAGATCACACCACCACAGGTAAAACCTGCCCAGGAAAAATCGGGTGAAGATAAGCGGGAGATGGATGATAGCACTGGGTGA
- a CDS encoding NADH-quinone oxidoreductase subunit D, giving the protein MDMGNDERYVELPVQMEVPEEFTRNFVPIPKEYVEEAYRSDEYLVFIGPQHPGSGHMRIILRLKGDYVIDAIPDPGYVHRGVEKLAETRLYIHVIPLIERPTIQDSANFDLGYSRAVEKLADLDVPKRAQYIRVILAELSRIATHLYDTGILAVFIGHSTGYMWAFGLRDVINEAFIRITGARTTLSYTVPGGVRWDVKPEVLNFVYELTNYLERKMNDMGSIFVKNPVTIHRLKEVGVLTKEEAIKYGLVGPFLRASGVEYDVRKVEPYEVYNEFEWDIPVADEGDSYSRFLVRVEEIRQSIKIIRQAVKNIPDTPIISEKLLSRIPPKDRPQAAKDIRTFLTKTHVGLTPSAGEATTLTEASRGLLLFTLISDGHSNVPYRLRMVTPSWLLLRGFMESLKGYRLADVPAIYGSFGYFPPEADR; this is encoded by the coding sequence ATGGACATGGGTAACGATGAGAGATATGTAGAACTACCCGTTCAAATGGAGGTACCTGAGGAGTTCACTAGGAACTTCGTACCAATACCAAAGGAATATGTTGAGGAGGCCTACAGGAGCGATGAGTATCTAGTCTTCATCGGTCCTCAGCATCCAGGTAGTGGTCACATGAGGATAATACTGAGGCTCAAGGGTGACTATGTAATTGATGCAATACCAGATCCAGGTTATGTTCATAGGGGTGTAGAGAAATTGGCTGAAACTAGGTTGTACATACACGTCATACCTCTTATCGAGAGGCCTACTATTCAGGACTCGGCTAATTTCGATCTTGGTTATTCACGTGCAGTGGAGAAATTGGCTGACCTTGACGTGCCAAAGAGGGCCCAGTACATTAGGGTAATACTGGCTGAGTTGAGTAGGATAGCCACACACCTATACGATACTGGAATACTCGCCGTGTTCATTGGTCATAGTACAGGCTATATGTGGGCCTTTGGGCTCAGGGATGTGATCAATGAGGCTTTCATAAGAATTACGGGCGCGAGAACAACACTTAGTTATACCGTGCCTGGTGGTGTTAGGTGGGATGTTAAGCCCGAGGTCCTTAACTTTGTTTATGAATTGACGAATTACCTGGAGAGGAAGATGAATGATATGGGATCAATATTCGTTAAGAATCCAGTGACGATACATAGACTTAAGGAGGTTGGCGTACTAACAAAGGAGGAGGCAATTAAGTACGGCTTAGTTGGTCCGTTCCTTAGGGCATCTGGTGTTGAGTATGATGTTAGGAAGGTAGAGCCCTATGAGGTATATAATGAGTTTGAGTGGGATATACCGGTGGCTGATGAGGGTGATTCATACTCAAGGTTCCTGGTTAGGGTTGAGGAGATTAGGCAGAGTATTAAGATAATTAGGCAGGCGGTTAAGAACATACCAGACACACCAATAATTAGTGAGAAACTACTATCGAGAATACCGCCGAAGGATAGGCCGCAGGCAGCCAAGGACATTAGGACATTCCTAACAAAGACGCATGTGGGACTAACACCAAGCGCTGGCGAGGCAACGACATTGACGGAAGCCTCGAGAGGACTACTACTATTCACATTAATATCTGACGGGCACAGCAACGTGCCGTATAGGTTAAGGATGGTCACACCATCATGGCTACTGCTCAGGGGATTCATGGAGTCGCTAAAGGGCTATAGGTTAGCAGATGTACCGGCCATATACGGAAGCTTCGGTTACTTCCCACCAGAGGCCGATAGATAA
- a CDS encoding DNA double-strand break repair nuclease NurA — MLPSDYGPGDIEFWIEPPLLLSIQSDVKKMLDEGVDSQVLALVRDLRKVIEDRGLIKSIGSLTRAFNAYAIDSSYPTPPLELVGGVMTVLSYGYVGYLNGSYDRYMTGEVVFEDVGEFERVITRRAQVRERELAIRLLRNKARGRKEVDLVILDGEIPMHPLPYNLPVEGGVLARVTSIIGDLLDLALKTGVPLIGVVKRVRSRFLSILTNECLPMNDKLIASLVLNNGEYMVLGSYGDILPSWVQINYSDCELRKRCKGTGCDNIKELMNRRLNEGLMNLEQVFSGSSHSGLRMLKEIYVVFYKPRNGAPAVKLEVFNPGNKISIDDIVTYLESQTTDTGYPFLLDRVDEYVRLDPKILDYVRSLIIKGSKDLNPALLTMLQLTNPQKAYLVRRLEA, encoded by the coding sequence ATGTTACCCAGTGATTATGGACCTGGAGACATTGAGTTTTGGATTGAACCTCCATTACTACTTTCCATACAATCTGATGTTAAGAAAATGCTTGATGAAGGCGTTGATTCACAGGTACTTGCCCTGGTCCGTGATTTGAGGAAGGTTATTGAGGATAGAGGATTAATTAAGAGCATTGGTTCATTAACAAGGGCTTTCAATGCCTACGCAATTGACTCGAGTTACCCAACGCCGCCTCTCGAGCTCGTTGGCGGCGTCATGACAGTCCTCTCTTACGGCTATGTTGGTTATCTTAATGGTTCTTATGATAGGTACATGACTGGTGAGGTTGTTTTTGAGGATGTCGGTGAGTTTGAGAGAGTAATTACGAGGAGAGCTCAGGTCAGGGAAAGGGAGTTGGCGATTAGGCTTCTTCGTAATAAGGCCCGGGGCAGGAAGGAGGTTGACCTGGTTATTCTTGATGGTGAAATACCGATGCATCCGTTGCCATATAATCTACCTGTTGAGGGTGGTGTACTTGCCCGCGTAACAAGTATAATTGGCGATTTACTGGACTTAGCATTAAAGACTGGTGTACCATTAATTGGTGTTGTTAAGAGGGTTAGGTCAAGGTTCCTATCAATACTGACTAATGAGTGCTTACCAATGAATGACAAGCTCATTGCAAGCCTAGTCCTAAATAATGGTGAGTACATGGTGTTGGGTAGTTATGGTGATATTCTTCCATCATGGGTTCAAATAAACTATAGTGATTGCGAGCTAAGAAAGAGGTGCAAAGGCACAGGTTGTGATAATATTAAGGAATTAATGAATAGAAGGCTTAATGAGGGTTTAATGAACCTTGAGCAGGTTTTCAGTGGGTCTAGTCATTCAGGGTTAAGAATGCTTAAGGAGATATACGTGGTGTTTTACAAGCCACGTAATGGCGCACCTGCAGTTAAGCTTGAGGTCTTTAATCCAGGTAATAAGATAAGTATTGACGACATAGTTACTTATCTTGAGTCCCAAACAACAGATACAGGCTACCCCTTCCTACTTGATAGGGTTGATGAGTATGTAAGGCTTGACCCCAAAATACTGGATTACGTAAGGAGCCTAATAATTAAGGGTTCAAAGGATTTAAACCCAGCCCTGTTGACAATGCTTCAATTAACTAATCCACAAAAGGCTTACCTAGTGAGGAGGCTTGAGGCTTAA
- a CDS encoding cyclic 2,3-diphosphoglycerate synthase → MRRVIILGAGGRDLHVFNMYFRHNPEYKVVAVAQVQIPGIGGKRYIKGSGDLYQPGGIPLVGLKDLEDLNRLIRDLGADEVILAYSDLLYNDVGKIISIILASGASFRILGPRDTMIKSSKPMIGVVATRTGAGKSTVSHEVTVELLRRGLRVASIRHPMIYMNPDDMLVQIFKTKQDLMKITFEEREEYEHYIEIGVPVLAGVDYEMILNEAETMADVILWDGGNNDFPFYYTDYLITVTDARRPGHEVGSFPGEVNTRLANSIIITKVSDSTPDNVRTIINNIKAVNQGASITQADLEVYLDNPNEVSGKRVIVIEDAPTVTHGGLPYAAGYIAAKKYNAEIVDPKPYAVGIIKETYAKYTHMGSVLPSLGYTPEQIRDLEETIRRIPADVVIMGTPAHIEDVVKIDKPIVRAKWRLKVLEGPTVGQLIDEFLERVRLK, encoded by the coding sequence TTGCGGAGGGTAATAATACTGGGTGCGGGCGGTCGAGACCTACATGTATTCAACATGTACTTCAGGCATAACCCAGAGTATAAGGTTGTTGCTGTCGCCCAGGTTCAGATACCAGGTATTGGTGGTAAGCGTTACATAAAGGGTTCAGGAGATCTCTATCAACCAGGCGGTATACCCCTAGTTGGACTTAAGGATCTCGAGGATTTAAACCGGTTAATTAGAGACTTGGGTGCTGATGAGGTTATCTTAGCATATAGTGATTTACTTTATAATGATGTCGGTAAAATAATAAGTATTATTTTAGCAAGTGGTGCAAGCTTTAGGATTCTTGGTCCGAGGGATACCATGATAAAGTCCTCCAAGCCAATGATAGGTGTTGTTGCTACTAGAACAGGTGCTGGTAAATCAACGGTTTCCCATGAGGTAACAGTAGAACTCCTTAGGAGAGGACTAAGGGTCGCGTCAATAAGGCATCCCATGATTTATATGAATCCCGATGATATGCTTGTTCAGATATTTAAGACAAAGCAGGACTTGATGAAAATAACGTTTGAGGAAAGGGAGGAGTATGAACATTATATTGAGATCGGTGTACCCGTACTTGCTGGTGTTGATTATGAGATGATACTCAATGAGGCAGAGACCATGGCAGACGTAATACTATGGGATGGTGGTAATAACGATTTCCCATTCTACTACACTGATTACTTAATAACGGTTACTGATGCCAGGAGACCAGGGCATGAGGTCGGCAGCTTCCCTGGTGAGGTAAATACTAGGTTGGCCAATTCAATAATAATAACGAAGGTGTCTGATTCAACTCCTGATAATGTTAGGACAATAATCAATAATATTAAAGCCGTTAATCAAGGGGCATCAATTACGCAGGCTGATCTTGAGGTTTACCTGGATAATCCGAATGAAGTATCAGGTAAGAGGGTGATTGTTATTGAGGATGCGCCAACGGTCACTCATGGAGGTTTACCATACGCGGCAGGGTACATAGCAGCCAAGAAGTATAATGCTGAGATAGTAGATCCAAAGCCGTACGCTGTGGGCATAATAAAGGAGACCTACGCCAAGTATACGCACATGGGGTCAGTACTACCAAGCCTAGGCTATACTCCAGAGCAAATAAGGGATTTAGAGGAGACCATAAGGAGGATACCAGCTGACGTAGTCATTATGGGTACTCCAGCTCACATTGAGGATGTTGTTAAGATTGATAAGCCAATAGTTAGGGCTAAATGGAGACTTAAGGTTCTTGAAGGGCCAACAGTAGGTCAGTTAATTGATGAATTCCTTGAGCGAGTGAGACTTAAGTAA
- a CDS encoding pyridoxamine 5'-phosphate oxidase family protein — translation MDIRKVKVVRYSERASYDRDELMKILSRNFICHVGFIDEGEPYVIPMLYVNDDQYIYMHGSPDSRLIKIIGGGSPIVIAVTEIHGIVLSSDLCNNSINYASVIVYGRGSFVNEPGEKLRVFQLIINRLVPGRIGDTDLPTIDELNSVAVVKVKIEDFAIKKREGGPKISSDKHWEGVIPIVINYGKLISMNNKPIPRYLMDLVMNHQQIT, via the coding sequence GTGGACATCCGTAAGGTTAAAGTCGTTAGATACAGCGAGAGGGCTTCTTATGATAGGGATGAACTCATGAAAATACTGAGTAGAAACTTCATATGTCATGTTGGATTTATAGATGAGGGTGAGCCATATGTAATACCAATGCTTTATGTTAATGATGACCAGTACATTTACATGCATGGATCACCTGATAGTAGATTGATTAAGATAATAGGTGGTGGATCACCAATAGTTATTGCTGTGACGGAAATCCATGGGATAGTCCTCTCAAGTGATCTATGTAATAACTCAATTAATTACGCATCAGTTATTGTATATGGTAGGGGGTCATTCGTTAATGAACCAGGTGAAAAACTTCGTGTATTTCAATTAATAATTAATAGGTTAGTACCTGGAAGAATAGGCGATACTGACTTACCGACAATTGATGAGTTGAATTCAGTGGCTGTTGTCAAGGTTAAGATTGAGGATTTCGCAATCAAGAAGAGGGAGGGAGGACCCAAAATTAGTAGCGATAAGCATTGGGAAGGCGTAATACCAATAGTAATTAATTATGGAAAACTAATAAGCATGAACAATAAACCAATACCAAGGTATTTAATGGACTTAGTCATGAACCATCAACAAATTACTTAA
- a CDS encoding B3/B4 domain-containing protein has product MKLSIDTKLRGKVFVGVGIVSNVINNDYPSELLATINNTIEDVRAKYSLDKLKDDPIIRFYRDFYWHELGIDPTKQRPAQEALLRRILRGEDLPRINPVVDIGNAASIKYLVPIGLYDIDSFSGKDLIIRYARDGETFNPIGSPKRTLSNNQIILSTIDGLILHVYPYRDSEITKIRTETKNVLIITAGVPGIDDERLLDSVQFIIDLTTRYLGGVIHARPVVVRDEGNLSL; this is encoded by the coding sequence GTGAAACTCTCAATAGATACTAAGCTCAGGGGTAAGGTCTTTGTTGGTGTAGGCATAGTCAGTAATGTAATTAATAATGATTACCCAAGCGAATTACTGGCTACCATTAACAATACTATTGAGGATGTTAGGGCTAAGTACAGTCTTGATAAGCTTAAGGATGACCCTATAATCAGGTTTTATAGGGATTTTTATTGGCATGAACTTGGTATAGACCCAACGAAGCAACGACCAGCCCAGGAGGCACTGCTTAGAAGGATTCTCAGGGGTGAGGACTTGCCAAGGATTAATCCAGTGGTTGATATTGGGAATGCAGCAAGCATAAAGTACTTAGTACCAATTGGGCTTTATGATATTGATAGTTTTAGTGGTAAGGATCTCATCATACGATATGCACGGGATGGAGAGACCTTTAATCCAATTGGTTCACCTAAAAGGACCCTAAGCAATAATCAAATTATACTATCGACAATAGATGGCTTAATACTACATGTTTATCCATATAGGGATTCTGAAATTACGAAGATAAGGACTGAAACAAAAAATGTATTAATAATTACCGCAGGTGTACCTGGCATTGATGATGAGAGACTCCTTGACTCCGTGCAATTCATAATCGACCTGACGACCAGGTATTTAGGAGGAGTTATCCATGCTAGACCTGTCGTAGTTAGGGATGAGGGGAATTTATCATTATGA
- a CDS encoding exosome complex RNA-binding protein Csl4, whose translation MDKEIVAPGDVIGVAEEYLPGENVEVDTDGKLRAQVMGIVVRNERDHVVSVKPLRSSNSLLRVNDVVYGRVIAIPNDRVVIVKIIGVENNGGKMALKDDVTGIIPPSQLLNGKSSNASEILGIGDIIRARVISRDPPYTLTLRDAQLGVVYARCPRCGHELKLKGNDLLQCPNCGAVVRRKVSLIEYWI comes from the coding sequence ATGGATAAAGAAATAGTTGCACCGGGAGATGTTATAGGTGTCGCTGAGGAATATTTGCCTGGGGAGAATGTTGAAGTTGATACGGATGGTAAGTTGAGGGCTCAGGTTATGGGTATTGTAGTTAGGAATGAGCGGGACCATGTAGTTAGCGTTAAACCCTTAAGAAGCAGTAATTCATTATTAAGGGTAAATGATGTCGTTTATGGCAGAGTCATAGCAATACCAAATGATAGGGTTGTTATTGTGAAGATAATTGGTGTTGAGAATAATGGCGGCAAGATGGCGTTGAAGGATGATGTGACGGGCATAATACCGCCATCCCAATTACTAAATGGTAAGTCAAGTAACGCCAGTGAAATACTTGGAATTGGTGATATAATTAGAGCTAGAGTAATATCTAGGGATCCGCCATATACGTTAACCCTAAGGGATGCGCAACTTGGTGTTGTTTATGCAAGATGCCCTAGATGCGGTCATGAATTGAAATTAAAGGGCAATGATTTGTTGCAATGCCCCAATTGTGGTGCTGTGGTTAGGCGTAAGGTTAGCCTTATTGAATACTGGATATGA
- the surE gene encoding 5'/3'-nucleotidase SurE, which produces MVRILVTNDDGIYSPGLRMLYEYVKDLGDVYVVAPETPKSASGLGITLHKPLRVSRVDLCGFEVYATSGTPSDTIYLAALEITGNVDLVLSGINVGDNTSMQVILSSGTLGAAFQAALLGIPAIAYSVDVESSDELENNEELVPILRAVVRESTMFILRNGMPRGVDVISINFPRAVSKDVKVKLVRASKLKFSEKVDVRIDPRGNKYYWLFGSLIEPEPDSDTYVVHKENNIALTPLTLDMNALGPHTYTDLKVLNGLIDDLNNAIKNSLNGK; this is translated from the coding sequence GTGGTTAGGATACTCGTAACAAACGATGATGGTATATACAGCCCAGGACTTAGGATGCTTTATGAATACGTTAAGGATTTGGGTGATGTCTATGTTGTTGCCCCTGAAACGCCAAAGTCCGCCTCAGGACTTGGCATAACGCTGCATAAGCCTCTCAGGGTTTCTAGAGTGGATTTATGTGGTTTTGAGGTTTATGCAACATCGGGTACTCCATCAGATACAATATATTTAGCGGCGCTTGAGATAACAGGTAATGTTGACCTTGTTCTCTCCGGTATAAATGTTGGTGATAATACATCAATGCAAGTCATACTATCTTCAGGTACATTGGGCGCTGCATTCCAAGCAGCATTGCTTGGTATTCCAGCAATAGCGTATTCTGTTGATGTTGAAAGTAGTGATGAGCTTGAAAACAATGAGGAGTTAGTACCGATTTTGAGGGCTGTAGTTAGAGAATCAACAATGTTCATATTGAGAAATGGCATGCCCAGGGGTGTTGATGTAATAAGCATAAACTTTCCAAGGGCCGTAAGTAAGGACGTTAAGGTTAAACTTGTTAGGGCTTCAAAGTTAAAATTCTCTGAGAAGGTTGATGTAAGGATTGATCCCAGGGGAAACAAGTATTATTGGCTTTTTGGTTCACTAATAGAGCCTGAACCTGACAGTGATACGTATGTTGTTCATAAGGAGAACAACATAGCATTGACTCCATTAACACTTGATATGAATGCTCTGGGGCCGCATACATATACCGACCTTAAGGTGCTTAATGGTCTTATTGATGATCTCAATAATGCCATTAAAAATAGTTTAAATGGAAAATAA